Proteins encoded together in one Nostoc sp. PCC 7524 window:
- a CDS encoding sporulation/spore germination protein, which yields MNMSSRSFLPFMMIAIAASTLSCTSNISETNTPSPSPTQSIERFRAKPNNTNTSRAASGSTVNVTLYTSDVQCQEFVPQKVAVPAAESVNSAVGKIIEEQDTADFSLSGYRVRVNNGIATVDLRLSPQSKRKFTSLSSCEQFALFGSLRKTLTSNSQWKIKEVRFTEKGQEIVL from the coding sequence ATGAATATGAGTAGCAGGTCTTTTTTACCATTCATGATGATAGCGATCGCAGCTAGCACCCTTAGCTGTACTTCTAACATATCAGAAACCAATACACCATCTCCTAGCCCAACCCAGAGCATAGAGCGATTCCGAGCCAAACCAAACAACACTAACACCTCTAGAGCCGCCTCTGGTAGTACGGTAAATGTCACTTTATATACCAGCGATGTTCAGTGCCAGGAATTTGTACCGCAGAAAGTAGCCGTACCAGCAGCAGAGTCTGTAAATAGTGCCGTAGGTAAAATCATAGAAGAACAAGACACCGCCGACTTTAGCTTGTCGGGATATCGCGTCAGAGTCAACAATGGCATAGCTACCGTTGATTTGCGATTGTCACCCCAATCAAAACGTAAATTCACCTCACTTTCTAGCTGTGAACAGTTTGCCTTATTTGGCAGCCTCCGCAAAACCCTCACCAGTAATTCCCAGTGGAAAATTAAAGAAGTTCGCTTCACCGAAAAAGGCCAAGAAATTGTGCTTTAG
- a CDS encoding TSC-22/dip/bun family, with product MPANTFNPRKCEWEGTPLEQWEPSKWKQWKAKQPAADELAKLEREYLRIKYAVQQANAALSLDRVKIKLKLTSPKTIGLQGTFPCRPGDIGKQGSPNKQYTISCGFTANDAGVKMAVLKARELDLLLITKQFQWTPELLGKQAQKIELGDAEQSSKLIRELIQEYEQEFWKTHEQNRRGIKTWESHYLRHLKKLPQDVPMSCQALEEALEKTKPHTSSRFFLVWQLKKFCEFCGMDNFKTIYAYATPKPHPSIRKVPADEEVIQGYFKIGTPLSVYTSKDNLTLPEQWQWVYGMLATYGLRPHELFAVDIAAFLEPSNTFHLVNLNPSLTEGTKTGERSCGIPPLHPHWVELFKLKNVRLPYNEGKLSNKTAKLHVRFRNTDVGFRPYDLRHAYAIRGHRLRVPIKTMADYMGHTVQEHTKTYQRWMNEDTNLEIYKEVVIYKQGTSKEALKERISELEAENLALKAENATLKQLLIQHQLGELFS from the coding sequence ATGCCTGCAAATACTTTTAACCCTCGTAAATGTGAGTGGGAAGGGACACCCCTTGAGCAGTGGGAACCATCTAAATGGAAGCAATGGAAAGCTAAACAACCTGCTGCGGATGAACTAGCGAAGTTGGAACGGGAATATCTCCGAATTAAATACGCAGTGCAACAAGCTAATGCAGCTTTAAGTTTAGATAGAGTTAAGATTAAATTGAAACTTACGAGTCCTAAAACTATCGGTTTACAAGGGACTTTTCCCTGTAGACCTGGGGATATTGGTAAACAAGGCAGTCCTAATAAACAATATACCATTTCCTGCGGTTTTACTGCTAATGATGCCGGAGTAAAAATGGCGGTATTAAAAGCACGGGAATTAGATTTATTGTTAATTACAAAACAATTCCAATGGACTCCAGAATTATTAGGGAAGCAAGCGCAAAAAATTGAGTTAGGAGATGCGGAACAATCTTCTAAGCTCATTCGGGAATTGATTCAGGAATATGAGCAAGAATTCTGGAAGACTCATGAGCAGAATAGACGAGGAATTAAGACTTGGGAAAGTCATTATCTGAGGCATTTGAAAAAATTACCTCAAGATGTACCTATGTCTTGTCAAGCTTTAGAGGAGGCTTTAGAAAAAACTAAACCCCATACATCATCGAGATTTTTTTTGGTGTGGCAATTGAAGAAATTCTGTGAATTTTGTGGTATGGATAATTTCAAAACTATTTATGCCTATGCTACTCCCAAACCTCATCCTAGTATCCGTAAAGTTCCTGCCGATGAAGAAGTTATTCAAGGCTATTTCAAAATTGGTACGCCTTTATCAGTTTATACGAGTAAAGATAATCTTACCCTACCCGAACAATGGCAATGGGTATATGGAATGTTGGCTACTTATGGGTTAAGACCTCATGAATTATTTGCAGTAGATATTGCAGCATTTCTAGAGCCAAGCAACACTTTCCATTTGGTAAATTTAAATCCTAGTCTGACGGAAGGGACAAAAACTGGTGAGCGCAGTTGTGGTATTCCTCCCTTACATCCTCATTGGGTAGAGTTATTTAAATTAAAAAATGTGAGATTGCCTTATAACGAAGGAAAGCTGAGTAATAAAACAGCAAAACTTCATGTCAGATTTAGAAATACTGATGTCGGCTTTAGACCTTATGATTTACGTCATGCTTATGCTATCCGTGGTCATCGCTTGCGTGTGCCAATCAAGACTATGGCTGATTATATGGGGCATACGGTACAAGAGCATACAAAAACATATCAAAGATGGATGAATGAAGATACTAATTTGGAAATTTATAAGGAGGTGGTGATTTACAAACAGGGTACGAGTAAGGAAGCTTTGAAGGAGAGGATTAGTGAGTTGGAAGCGGAAAATTTAGCTTTGAAAGCTGAAAATGCTACCTTAAAGCAATTATTGATTCAACATCAATTGGGGGAGTTGTTTAGTTAA
- a CDS encoding CopG family transcriptional regulator gives MNNKKKTSRFDDLIDAARSRQQREQPQSTDEQSSSTTKSTDPAYTRTTIYLPKQLHRQLKAAAASQERQMSDIVAELIEQWLKVGSGE, from the coding sequence GTGAATAATAAGAAAAAAACTAGCCGTTTTGATGATTTAATTGATGCTGCTCGCAGTCGTCAACAGCGAGAGCAACCACAGTCTACAGATGAGCAATCGAGTTCTACTACTAAAAGCACTGATCCCGCTTATACCCGTACAACTATCTACTTACCTAAGCAACTGCATCGACAATTGAAGGCTGCGGCTGCGTCTCAGGAAAGGCAGATGAGTGATATTGTTGCGGAGTTGATTGAGCAATGGTTGAAGGTGGGGAGTGGGGAGTAG
- a CDS encoding Nif3-like dinuclear metal center hexameric protein, which translates to MKIADLITWFEAWANPSWCESWDNCGWQIESGVLQESARVLVCLTPTLAVMEEAIALNANLIFAHHPLIFNPPKSLCTGEPIAEMARLAFTHNIGIYTAHTNFDQVADGTADVLGQILELKDVAPIVPTQAGLGYGRVGLLEPFLTLQELLTVIQNRLNPPDLIFSPSADLQQTISKVAVLGGSGASFIGAVVKTGAQAYLTSDCKFHQFQESRDRNLILIDAGHYATERPACDRLVQKFQSLNLDWVQLSAKDEDFRQFFQS; encoded by the coding sequence ATGAAAATTGCTGATTTAATTACTTGGTTTGAAGCTTGGGCGAATCCAAGTTGGTGCGAAAGTTGGGATAATTGTGGCTGGCAGATTGAGTCGGGAGTTTTACAAGAGTCGGCTAGGGTTTTGGTGTGTTTAACACCAACTTTGGCAGTCATGGAAGAAGCGATCGCCTTAAATGCTAATTTAATCTTTGCCCATCATCCCCTCATCTTCAATCCTCCCAAATCTCTTTGTACTGGTGAACCGATTGCGGAAATGGCGCGGTTAGCCTTCACCCACAATATAGGTATTTACACCGCCCACACCAATTTTGATCAGGTTGCAGATGGTACTGCTGACGTTTTAGGGCAAATTTTAGAACTAAAAGATGTTGCCCCAATTGTACCCACCCAAGCCGGATTAGGTTATGGGCGCGTGGGATTATTAGAGCCATTTTTGACTTTACAAGAATTACTCACAGTGATTCAAAATCGCCTCAATCCCCCAGATTTAATCTTTTCCCCCAGTGCTGATTTACAGCAGACAATCTCCAAGGTGGCGGTGTTGGGTGGTTCGGGTGCTAGTTTTATTGGTGCGGTGGTGAAAACAGGCGCACAAGCTTATCTGACTTCTGACTGTAAATTCCACCAATTTCAAGAAAGCCGCGATCGCAACCTCATCTTAATCGATGCTGGACATTATGCCACCGAACGCCCCGCCTGCGATCGCTTGGTACAAAAATTCCAGTCTTTAAATCTAGACTGGGTGCAACTAAGTGCCAAGGATGAAGACTTCCGCCAGTTTTTTCAATCTTAA
- a CDS encoding secondary thiamine-phosphate synthase enzyme YjbQ codes for MAHYQKLLRITTNGKSFYNITSKIAAIVAESGVETGLCTLFLRHTSASLVIQENADPDVLVDLADFMAKLVPESGQYIHDAEGADDMPAHIRTALTHTSEHIPINRGHLVLGTWQGIYIWEHRQRSHSRELVVHISG; via the coding sequence ATGGCTCACTACCAAAAACTTCTGAGAATTACTACTAACGGCAAATCCTTTTATAACATTACCTCAAAAATTGCAGCGATAGTTGCCGAATCAGGAGTAGAAACTGGACTTTGTACGTTATTTTTACGCCACACTTCCGCCAGTTTAGTCATTCAAGAAAACGCTGATCCTGATGTACTTGTTGATTTAGCCGACTTCATGGCGAAACTTGTACCCGAATCAGGGCAATATATTCATGACGCTGAAGGTGCTGATGATATGCCGGCACATATCCGCACCGCACTGACGCATACTTCTGAACATATCCCAATTAATCGTGGTCATTTAGTGTTGGGAACTTGGCAAGGAATTTATATTTGGGAACATCGCCAGCGTAGTCATTCCAGAGAATTAGTTGTCCATATTTCGGGATAG
- a CDS encoding DUF6679 family protein, which yields MLHRKIYQLCCDGREVCVFLRDQQRWIERARIIDIEGDLVTLRYETEEEDEICSWEEMVRLESIGAVTQKLASVPRGNIEPLMTEDCPEAERIHNPYPESNPE from the coding sequence ATGCTACACCGCAAGATTTATCAACTGTGTTGCGATGGGCGGGAGGTATGTGTTTTCTTGCGGGACCAGCAACGCTGGATAGAGCGCGCCCGCATCATTGACATAGAGGGAGATTTAGTCACCCTCCGCTATGAAACAGAGGAAGAAGACGAAATTTGCTCTTGGGAGGAGATGGTTCGTCTTGAAAGCATCGGTGCTGTCACTCAAAAGCTAGCTTCAGTTCCTCGCGGTAACATAGAGCCACTCATGACTGAAGATTGTCCCGAAGCCGAGCGTATCCACAACCCTTATCCTGAATCTAATCCTGAGTAA
- a CDS encoding ParA family protein, whose translation MIITVAAFKGGVGKSTTALHLATYLQSKADTLLIDGDLNLSALDWSNRGSLPFKVADEKQGVNLAGLYEHIVIDTPARPDADELKTLAKGCDLLVIPTTPDAIALAATLHMVDLLKKLKAKYKILLTLVPPNPNKAGEEARVTLLNAGLPVFKSGIRRLAVFQRAALEGVPVNALKDTYAQIAWRCYAEAGKEILP comes from the coding sequence ATGATTATCACTGTAGCGGCTTTTAAGGGTGGTGTCGGTAAATCTACGACAGCATTGCATCTAGCTACATATCTCCAGAGCAAAGCTGACACACTGTTAATAGATGGTGATTTAAACCTTAGTGCTTTAGATTGGTCAAATCGGGGTTCTTTGCCCTTTAAGGTGGCAGATGAGAAGCAGGGAGTCAATTTAGCGGGGCTTTATGAGCATATAGTGATTGACACCCCGGCCCGTCCAGATGCGGATGAGCTAAAAACTCTAGCTAAAGGATGCGATTTGTTGGTTATCCCGACTACCCCAGATGCGATCGCCTTAGCTGCGACGTTGCACATGGTTGATTTACTGAAAAAACTTAAAGCAAAGTATAAAATATTGCTTACTCTTGTCCCTCCTAATCCCAATAAAGCCGGAGAGGAAGCGAGAGTCACCCTATTAAATGCAGGTTTACCTGTGTTCAAGTCGGGGATTCGACGGTTAGCGGTATTCCAACGTGCTGCTTTAGAGGGAGTTCCAGTTAATGCTCTCAAAGATACTTACGCTCAAATTGCTTGGCGATGCTACGCCGAAGCAGGGAAGGAGATTTTACCGTGA
- a CDS encoding MBL fold metallo-hydrolase, translating to MRDNLSAHSRVDTQETATELECFPYSVQHNNEGVCLLVRMGLHRIMLDCGMADISSLKESVSKSSELPADLVLVTHAHPDHARGLLSLHQAFPHLPIYGSEVTSKLLPLNWLEQDPQTIPQFCHALPLRSPIELDDGLVVEIFPAGHLPGAVAILLTYTTEQRIYKLLYTGDFFLSNSRLVEGLRLEELRGLDLNVLIIEGTYGTSRHPHRRNQENQLAERINRAIADGCSVLIPTPALGLGQELLMLLRSHHHFTGRDLDIWVDGAVAIGCDAYLELLPHLPPSVQNFARHQPLFWDERVRPRVRRLQSEHHATMGKSPCIVLTDITTDFNQYCQPDTGPWLILLPEKIDVKVKKEYAAPTTIESYLLAQHSDGPGTTQLIHNLRPQHVVFVHGSSSYLADLTSLEELQNRYHIHSPLPGTRVELPIGETFLQPAAPETNYEGELTELGTVITITLPEAITADPRWRQFADTGLIEARWQGEELVLRGLTQRELLNQNSDRYITPDLDCCGTCRHQRGQRCWNPASPLYNFRVTLEGYCPAFERGSGNSQ from the coding sequence ATGAGGGATAATTTGTCAGCACACTCTCGTGTTGATACACAGGAAACAGCAACTGAATTAGAATGCTTTCCCTATAGTGTGCAACATAACAACGAGGGTGTGTGTTTACTGGTGCGGATGGGGCTACATCGCATTATGCTCGATTGTGGTATGGCGGACATTTCCTCTTTGAAAGAGAGTGTCTCTAAATCGTCAGAGCTACCAGCAGATTTAGTATTAGTCACTCATGCCCACCCAGATCACGCTAGAGGGTTACTCTCACTGCATCAAGCCTTCCCTCATTTACCCATATATGGCAGTGAAGTAACCAGCAAGTTGCTGCCTTTAAATTGGCTAGAGCAAGATCCGCAAACAATACCCCAATTTTGTCATGCCCTACCACTGCGATCGCCCATTGAACTAGATGATGGGTTAGTAGTGGAAATCTTTCCCGCCGGACACTTACCAGGGGCGGTAGCAATTCTACTTACCTACACCACAGAACAACGTATTTATAAACTCCTGTACACAGGGGACTTTTTCTTATCAAACTCCCGATTAGTGGAAGGTTTGCGGTTAGAAGAACTACGAGGACTAGATTTAAATGTACTGATTATTGAAGGAACATACGGCACATCCCGCCACCCCCACCGCCGCAACCAAGAAAACCAACTAGCCGAACGAATTAATCGGGCGATCGCAGATGGTTGTTCTGTGCTAATCCCCACACCAGCTTTAGGTTTGGGGCAAGAACTATTAATGTTGTTGCGTTCCCATCACCATTTCACCGGCAGAGATTTAGATATCTGGGTTGATGGTGCTGTGGCGATAGGGTGCGACGCATACTTGGAATTGTTACCCCATTTACCCCCATCAGTACAAAACTTTGCCCGCCATCAACCCTTGTTTTGGGATGAACGAGTCCGTCCCCGTGTGCGGCGGTTGCAGTCGGAACATCATGCGACTATGGGCAAATCTCCCTGTATTGTTCTCACAGATATCACCACGGATTTTAACCAATATTGTCAACCTGATACTGGGCCTTGGCTAATCTTACTACCAGAAAAAATAGATGTAAAAGTTAAGAAAGAATATGCAGCACCCACAACCATCGAAAGCTATCTCCTAGCACAGCACAGTGATGGTCCTGGTACTACCCAGTTAATTCACAACCTGCGTCCTCAACACGTTGTCTTTGTGCATGGTTCTTCCAGTTACCTAGCAGACTTAACCAGCTTAGAAGAATTACAAAACCGCTACCACATTCATTCACCATTACCGGGGACACGCGTTGAACTGCCCATTGGGGAAACTTTTTTACAACCAGCCGCCCCAGAGACAAACTATGAAGGTGAACTGACAGAATTAGGCACAGTCATCACCATTACCCTCCCCGAAGCCATCACCGCCGATCCCCGTTGGCGACAATTTGCTGACACAGGTTTAATCGAAGCCCGTTGGCAGGGAGAAGAATTAGTATTGAGGGGATTAACTCAACGAGAACTGCTAAATCAAAATAGCGATCGCTATATTACCCCTGATCTCGATTGCTGCGGTACTTGCCGACATCAAAGAGGACAAAGATGTTGGAATCCTGCTTCACCTTTATATAACTTTAGAGTCACCTTAGAAGGTTATTGTCCAGCTTTTGAACGGGGATCAGGTAATAGTCAATAG
- a CDS encoding PAS domain S-box protein, translated as MAEHLITIDRNIYESLQTELQGLRQLVVHREHTERRLRDIATNLPGAIFQFTNRDGVWRVDFISDFIWELAGITTTAMMEDLNCFFALVHPEDAEGYVTSVTEAVENVTPWHYEGRLVKANGEIRWWQGDSTPSRNDEGEVIFCGVLLDITERKQAEAELKSLNEELEARVAERTKALAESEARLQRLADNVPGMLYEFHLNPDGRMFFPFVSSGCREITGREAHELQNDASVTFADIHPEDILNVQAAIARSAKTLQNFEYEWRIITPSGQEKWIKAVSKPERRVGGEIVWYGYLLDISDRQQTQQQLQQQAQFLQSIWEGVDYGIFVLDVLDDGAEFRYVKFNPAMLRNSPMPLEPLVGKTMAQALPQDMAKLYRQRYRGCIEAKRSIFFEENFLANDEETWWLINVTPLWDNHSRIAQLVVTVTDITERKQAEKERQMFVSLIENSSDFIGLADLAGQPIFLNEAGRKLVGLDDLTSTQDFTVPEFFFPEDREYVQQQMIPAAIQQGVWQGEYRFQHFQTGEVILVDQNLFPIKNPETGEPLCIATITRDIRERKKVEALLQEQEQFLRSIYEGVDQIIFVVDVLENGEFRFAGWNSTAEKATGITLAEVIGKTPEDVHGIAEGAAVRQRYKNCVEAGITSTYEECLTIRHQETWWLTKINPLKNSEGRVYRLVGTTLNITERKQAEMQLQQQAENLEDTLRELQQTQAQLIQSEKMSSLGNMVAGVAHEINNPVNFIHGNLIPASEYAQDLLHLVELYQIHFPYPPAEIQAAIINIDLDFLKEDLVKLLKSMRVGTQRIREIVLSLRNFSRLDEAEFKQVDIHEGIDSTLMILQNRLKVKPEHPEISVIKEYGNLPLVECYPGQLNQVFMNLLSNAIDALEDSFLGEQGKIHIRTELIKNNWVRIRISDNGVGISAAIVSKLFDPFFTTKSIGKGTGLGLSISYQIVVDRHGGKLSCHSEPGQGADFVIEIPISQNKVSL; from the coding sequence ATGGCTGAACATCTGATCACTATAGATAGAAATATTTATGAATCTCTGCAAACAGAGTTACAAGGGCTACGTCAGCTAGTGGTACATAGGGAGCATACTGAAAGGCGGTTACGGGATATAGCAACTAATTTACCTGGGGCTATTTTTCAATTTACTAATCGTGATGGTGTCTGGCGCGTAGACTTTATCAGCGATTTTATCTGGGAGTTGGCAGGTATCACTACAACGGCAATGATGGAGGATTTAAATTGTTTTTTTGCGCTTGTCCATCCAGAGGATGCTGAGGGTTATGTTACTTCTGTGACAGAGGCGGTAGAAAATGTTACTCCTTGGCACTATGAAGGACGTTTGGTGAAGGCTAATGGTGAGATTCGCTGGTGGCAAGGCGATTCAACCCCTAGCAGAAATGATGAAGGGGAGGTAATCTTTTGTGGTGTACTTTTGGATATTACGGAGCGTAAACAAGCAGAAGCCGAACTCAAGAGTTTAAATGAGGAATTAGAGGCAAGAGTTGCGGAACGGACAAAAGCTTTAGCGGAGAGTGAAGCACGATTGCAACGACTAGCAGATAATGTGCCAGGGATGCTGTATGAATTTCATCTCAACCCTGATGGTAGGATGTTTTTCCCTTTTGTTTCTTCTGGGTGTCGAGAAATTACAGGCAGAGAAGCACATGAGTTACAAAATGATGCCTCTGTGACTTTTGCAGATATTCATCCTGAAGATATACTAAATGTTCAGGCTGCGATCGCTCGTTCTGCAAAAACTCTACAAAACTTTGAATATGAATGGCGGATAATTACACCCTCTGGGCAAGAGAAATGGATTAAGGCTGTCTCTAAACCGGAACGCCGAGTCGGAGGGGAGATTGTCTGGTATGGTTATTTACTAGATATCAGCGATCGTCAACAAACACAGCAACAACTGCAACAACAGGCACAATTTCTACAAAGTATCTGGGAAGGTGTAGATTACGGCATCTTTGTCTTGGATGTTTTGGATGATGGAGCAGAGTTTCGCTACGTTAAATTTAATCCTGCCATGCTCAGAAATAGCCCCATGCCTCTAGAACCTTTGGTGGGGAAAACAATGGCACAAGCACTACCTCAAGATATGGCTAAACTCTATCGCCAACGCTACAGAGGATGTATTGAAGCGAAAAGGAGCATATTCTTTGAGGAAAATTTCTTAGCTAATGATGAAGAAACTTGGTGGCTGATAAATGTCACACCTCTTTGGGATAATCATTCCCGCATTGCTCAACTTGTAGTTACAGTTACAGACATCACAGAACGCAAACAAGCGGAAAAAGAACGCCAAATGTTTGTCTCGCTGATTGAAAATAGCAGTGATTTCATCGGTTTAGCAGATTTAGCAGGACAACCGATATTTCTCAACGAAGCTGGACGAAAGCTGGTTGGTTTAGATGATTTGACTTCTACTCAAGATTTTACAGTTCCGGAATTCTTTTTTCCAGAAGACCGAGAATATGTACAACAACAGATGATACCTGCGGCAATACAACAAGGTGTATGGCAAGGTGAGTATCGTTTCCAACACTTCCAAACTGGAGAAGTGATACTTGTTGATCAAAACTTGTTTCCTATCAAGAACCCAGAAACTGGCGAACCCTTATGTATTGCCACTATTACCCGTGATATTCGTGAACGTAAAAAGGTAGAAGCTCTATTACAAGAGCAAGAGCAATTTTTACGGAGTATTTATGAGGGTGTTGATCAAATTATATTTGTCGTTGATGTTCTAGAAAACGGCGAGTTTCGTTTTGCTGGCTGGAATTCCACTGCTGAAAAAGCTACAGGAATTACTCTAGCTGAGGTTATCGGTAAAACTCCTGAAGATGTACATGGTATTGCTGAAGGTGCAGCAGTGCGTCAACGATACAAAAACTGTGTAGAAGCTGGTATTACTAGCACTTATGAAGAATGTTTAACTATCCGCCATCAAGAAACTTGGTGGCTGACTAAAATTAATCCTCTCAAAAATAGTGAAGGTAGAGTTTATCGACTTGTGGGGACAACATTAAATATTACAGAACGCAAACAAGCCGAAATGCAGTTGCAACAACAAGCCGAAAATTTAGAAGACACTCTCCGGGAATTGCAACAAACCCAAGCTCAACTTATCCAAAGTGAGAAAATGTCTTCACTGGGTAATATGGTTGCAGGTGTTGCCCATGAAATTAATAATCCAGTGAACTTTATTCACGGTAATCTGATTCCAGCCAGTGAATACGCTCAAGACTTGTTGCATCTTGTAGAACTCTATCAAATACATTTTCCCTATCCTCCAGCAGAAATTCAAGCAGCCATCATCAATATTGACTTGGATTTTCTCAAGGAAGATTTGGTAAAACTGCTCAAATCTATGCGTGTAGGAACTCAGCGCATTCGAGAAATTGTCCTATCATTACGCAATTTTTCCCGCTTAGATGAAGCTGAATTTAAGCAGGTGGATATTCATGAAGGTATTGATAGTACCTTGATGATTTTGCAGAATCGCCTGAAAGTTAAACCAGAGCATCCAGAAATTTCAGTGATTAAGGAATATGGTAATTTACCTCTAGTCGAATGCTATCCCGGTCAATTAAATCAGGTGTTTATGAATCTTCTGAGTAATGCTATTGATGCCTTGGAAGATT
- a CDS encoding glycosyl transferase gives MNRPILYVAITNHGFGHATRTASVAATIQKLCPEVLLIMVTTAPRWLLECYIDGDFIHRPRAFDLGVVQTDSLNMDKEATLAKLLEIKKQQNSLIASEVNFIRQNRVQLILADIPFLAPLFAQKAGIPCWMMSNFGWDCIYRDWGGEFVAIADWISECYRECDRLFRLPFHEPLQAFPHIIDVGLTGGTPRYTADEIRSVWGITAHPEKTILLTFGGLGLQQIPYENLRHFPDWQFVVFDQSAPDLPNVIKINDRKFRPVDFMTICGRVVSKPGYGTFSEATLLDVPLVTIPRDDFAEAPYLLQGLANYNSHQIVTPQEFFHGTWDFLHQPPQPPKQSQPIAKNGNQAIAQAIINYF, from the coding sequence ATGAACCGCCCAATTTTATACGTAGCCATTACAAATCACGGCTTTGGCCATGCTACCCGCACCGCATCAGTAGCGGCGACAATTCAAAAGTTGTGTCCAGAAGTGCTGTTAATTATGGTGACTACTGCGCCTCGGTGGTTGCTGGAATGCTACATAGACGGTGATTTTATCCATCGTCCCCGCGCTTTTGATTTGGGTGTGGTGCAAACCGATAGCTTAAATATGGATAAGGAGGCGACTTTGGCGAAGTTGCTGGAGATTAAAAAGCAGCAAAATTCGTTAATTGCTTCCGAAGTAAATTTTATTCGCCAAAATCGTGTGCAGTTGATCTTGGCGGATATTCCGTTTCTTGCGCCTTTATTTGCCCAAAAAGCGGGTATACCTTGCTGGATGATGAGTAATTTTGGCTGGGATTGTATCTATCGTGACTGGGGTGGGGAATTTGTAGCTATTGCTGATTGGATTAGTGAGTGTTATCGAGAGTGCGATCGCTTGTTTCGTCTACCCTTTCATGAACCTTTACAAGCTTTCCCCCATATTATAGATGTAGGCTTAACTGGTGGTACTCCCCGGTACACTGCCGATGAAATTCGTTCTGTTTGGGGTATTACTGCACATCCAGAGAAAACTATCTTGTTAACCTTTGGCGGTTTGGGTTTACAACAAATTCCCTACGAAAACCTCCGCCATTTTCCCGATTGGCAATTTGTGGTTTTTGATCAGTCTGCCCCAGATTTACCCAATGTGATCAAAATTAATGATCGCAAATTCCGCCCCGTTGATTTTATGACTATCTGTGGCAGAGTTGTTTCTAAACCTGGTTACGGTACATTTTCTGAAGCTACCCTGCTAGACGTGCCTCTTGTCACCATCCCCCGTGATGATTTTGCGGAAGCACCTTATCTTTTGCAAGGGCTGGCAAATTACAATTCTCATCAAATTGTGACACCACAGGAATTTTTTCACGGCACTTGGGATTTTCTCCATCAACCACCACAACCACCAAAGCAATCCCAACCTATTGCTAAAAATGGAAATCAAGCGATCGCACAAGCTATTATTAATTATTTCTAG